One Novosphingobium sp. G106 DNA segment encodes these proteins:
- a CDS encoding protein-glutamate O-methyltransferase CheR, which produces MSSKAALAAALSEPMPGISPDIYGPADFRAVADLAYASAGIVLEDGKAMLVYSRWAPLVRESGCGTFSAYIDYIKNNPAEQTRAVGALTTNHTFFYREPHHFEHLAHTSRPPLVHRLQNGGGVRVWSAGCSSGEETWSIVTTMLGEDAALGRRLAAADLRFLASDIAQHALKKAAAATYATTDIEAVPAALRKAWTRTSGDMTTLSDTARELVRFNTLNLHGAWPMRGQFDIIFCRNVMIYFDNPTKERLISRFAEALVPGGFLYIGHSERVTGPAAAQLQPVGPTIYQRSAA; this is translated from the coding sequence GTGAGCAGCAAAGCCGCTCTGGCTGCCGCTCTTAGCGAGCCGATGCCGGGGATCAGCCCCGACATCTACGGTCCGGCCGACTTTCGCGCCGTTGCCGACCTGGCCTATGCCAGCGCCGGCATCGTGCTCGAGGACGGCAAGGCCATGCTCGTCTATTCGCGCTGGGCGCCGCTCGTGCGCGAGAGCGGCTGCGGCACGTTCTCGGCCTATATCGACTATATCAAGAACAACCCGGCCGAGCAGACGCGCGCGGTCGGGGCGCTGACGACCAACCACACCTTCTTCTACCGCGAGCCGCATCATTTCGAGCATCTCGCGCACACCTCGCGTCCGCCGCTGGTTCACCGGCTACAGAACGGCGGCGGCGTGCGCGTCTGGTCGGCCGGCTGCTCGAGCGGCGAGGAGACCTGGTCGATCGTGACAACGATGCTCGGCGAGGATGCCGCGCTCGGCCGTCGGCTGGCCGCCGCGGACCTGCGCTTCCTGGCCAGCGACATCGCCCAGCATGCGCTGAAGAAGGCCGCCGCCGCGACCTATGCCACGACCGACATCGAGGCCGTCCCGGCCGCACTGCGCAAGGCCTGGACGCGCACTTCGGGCGATATGACGACGCTTTCGGATACGGCCCGCGAGCTCGTCCGCTTCAACACGCTCAACCTGCATGGCGCCTGGCCGATGCGCGGGCAGTTCGACATCATATTCTGTCGGAACGTCATGATCTATTTCGACAATCCAACCAAGGAGCGGCTGATTTCCCGCTTCGCGGAGGCCCTGGTTCCCGGCGGCTTCCTCTACATCGGCCACAGCGAACGCGTCACCGGCCCCGCCGCCGCGCAGCTGCAGCCGGTTGGCCCCACCATCTATCAGAGGAGCGCGGCATGA